From Saccharothrix espanaensis DSM 44229, the proteins below share one genomic window:
- a CDS encoding metal ABC transporter ATP-binding protein codes for MTAQVSDKSVRGAVALRGARLSYGDRVLWDGLDLDVAPGEFVAVLGPNGSGKTSLMRVLLGLQPLSAGTVEVAGGNRRIGYVPQQRALDTSLTLRGRDLVGFGLDGHDWGIGWRNRKRRRAEVDSALAAVGATRYADEPVGLLSGGEQQRLRVAQALVGDPRVLLCDEPLLSLDLAHQRVVSDLIDRRRRAADTAVLFVTHEINPVLPLVDRVLYLVDGRFRIGAPADVMTSATLSELYRTNVEVVRVRDQIHVVGAQHVCEDEPHHVADED; via the coding sequence ATGACCGCACAGGTGAGCGACAAGTCCGTGCGGGGCGCGGTGGCCCTGCGCGGGGCGCGACTGTCCTACGGGGACCGGGTGCTGTGGGACGGGCTGGACCTCGACGTGGCCCCCGGCGAGTTCGTCGCCGTGCTGGGGCCCAACGGGTCGGGCAAGACGAGCCTGATGCGCGTGCTGCTGGGCCTGCAACCGCTGTCCGCGGGCACGGTGGAGGTGGCCGGCGGCAACCGGCGCATCGGCTACGTCCCGCAGCAGCGCGCGCTGGACACGTCGCTCACCCTGCGCGGCCGGGACCTGGTCGGCTTCGGCCTCGACGGCCACGACTGGGGCATCGGCTGGCGCAACCGGAAACGACGACGCGCCGAAGTGGACAGCGCGCTGGCCGCGGTCGGCGCGACCCGCTACGCCGACGAGCCGGTCGGCCTGCTCTCCGGCGGCGAGCAGCAGCGGCTGCGGGTGGCGCAGGCGCTGGTCGGCGACCCCCGGGTGCTGCTGTGCGACGAACCCCTGCTCTCGCTCGACCTCGCGCACCAGCGGGTGGTCAGCGACCTGATCGACCGGCGGCGGCGGGCGGCGGACACCGCCGTGCTGTTCGTCACCCACGAGATCAACCCGGTCCTGCCGCTGGTCGACCGGGTGCTGTACCTGGTGGACGGCCGGTTCCGGATCGGCGCGCCGGCCGACGTGATGACGTCGGCCACGCTGTCGGAGCTGTACCGCACGAACGTCGAGGTGGTCCGCGTGCGCGACCAGATCCACGTGGTCGGCGCACAGCACGTGTGCGAGGACGAGCCGCACCACGTGGCGGATGAGGACTGA
- a CDS encoding metal ABC transporter permease, translated as MENFFNLPLTFELLGYGFVQQMLVAGAVLGVVAGLLGPLVVTRKMAFAVHGTSELAFTGGAAALLVGVGVGYGALAGSVVAALLLGLLSRRDSDRDSVIGAILAFGLGLGVLFLFMYKGRSANKFGLLTGQIVSVGSTDLWLLIGASVAVLAVLAFIYRPLHFASVDAGVATARGVPVRTLAVVFAVLVGIATALSVQIVGALLVLSLMITPAAAAGRVTASPVKATVLAVVFAEIAVLLGILLSLAPGVPVSAFVTAVSFLIYLVCRAFGGSRSRVDA; from the coding sequence ATGGAGAACTTCTTCAACCTCCCGTTGACCTTCGAGCTGCTCGGCTACGGCTTCGTGCAGCAGATGCTGGTCGCGGGGGCCGTGCTGGGCGTGGTGGCGGGGCTGCTCGGGCCGCTGGTGGTGACCCGCAAGATGGCGTTCGCCGTGCACGGCACGTCGGAACTCGCCTTCACCGGCGGCGCGGCGGCGCTGCTGGTCGGTGTCGGGGTCGGCTACGGCGCGCTGGCCGGCTCGGTGGTCGCGGCGCTGCTGCTGGGGCTGCTGTCCCGGCGCGACTCCGACCGGGACTCGGTGATCGGCGCGATCCTGGCGTTCGGGCTGGGCCTGGGCGTGCTGTTCCTGTTCATGTACAAGGGCCGGTCGGCCAACAAGTTCGGCTTGCTCACCGGGCAGATCGTGAGCGTGGGCTCGACCGACCTGTGGCTGCTGATCGGCGCGTCGGTCGCGGTGCTGGCGGTGCTGGCGTTCATCTACCGGCCGCTGCACTTCGCGTCGGTGGACGCGGGCGTGGCGACGGCGCGGGGCGTCCCGGTGCGCACGCTGGCCGTCGTCTTCGCGGTGCTGGTGGGCATCGCCACGGCGTTGAGCGTGCAGATCGTCGGCGCGCTCCTGGTGCTGTCGTTGATGATCACGCCCGCCGCCGCGGCGGGCCGGGTCACCGCGTCGCCGGTGAAGGCGACCGTGCTGGCCGTGGTGTTCGCGGAGATCGCCGTGCTGCTGGGGATCCTGCTGTCGCTCGCGCCCGGCGTGCCGGTGAGCGCGTTCGTCACGGCGGTGTCCTTCCTGATATACCTCGTATGCCGAGCTTTCGGCGGCTCGCGGAGCCGCGTGGACGCCTGA
- a CDS encoding GntR family transcriptional regulator produces MDVGSREQGAPDRRCRADRARQAADVIRRQVVGRAFPDGVLPDELVLAAEFGVSRNALREALDLLREEGLIDRVPGVGTVVVGEKYPHGLDRLMGLAEVLHEHGEVTNDIRAAGPIRPPSSVARRLRLADGEHVVYVERLRRLNGLPLSLDLTYLAMDVGLPLLDEDLRHRDIFSLIEQTSGRRLGTAAVTLEAVNADLHASTVLEVPRGAALLVVERLSHFADGRPVDLEFIRLRGDRLTMSTVLNRVGSVAAGSGA; encoded by the coding sequence ATGGACGTGGGCAGCAGGGAGCAGGGCGCGCCGGACCGGCGGTGTCGCGCCGACCGGGCGCGGCAGGCCGCCGACGTGATCCGCCGGCAGGTCGTGGGCCGCGCCTTCCCGGACGGCGTGCTGCCCGACGAACTCGTGCTCGCCGCCGAGTTCGGGGTGTCCCGCAACGCCCTGCGCGAGGCCCTCGACCTGCTCCGCGAAGAGGGCCTGATCGACCGCGTCCCCGGCGTGGGCACCGTCGTGGTGGGCGAGAAGTACCCGCACGGCCTGGACCGGCTGATGGGGCTCGCCGAGGTGCTGCACGAGCACGGCGAGGTCACCAACGACATCCGCGCCGCCGGCCCGATCCGGCCGCCTTCCTCGGTGGCGCGACGCCTTCGGCTCGCCGACGGCGAGCACGTCGTCTACGTCGAGCGGTTGCGCCGGCTCAACGGCCTGCCGCTCTCGCTGGACCTGACCTACCTGGCGATGGACGTCGGCCTGCCGCTGCTGGACGAGGACCTCCGCCACCGGGACATCTTCTCGCTGATCGAGCAGACCTCCGGCCGGCGGCTCGGCACCGCCGCGGTGACGCTGGAGGCCGTCAACGCCGACCTGCACGCCTCCACCGTGCTGGAAGTGCCGCGCGGCGCGGCACTGCTCGTGGTGGAACGCCTGAGCCACTTCGCCGACGGGCGTCCCGTCGACCTCGAGTTCATCCGCCTGCGCGGCGACCGGCTCACGATGAGCACCGTGCTGAACCGCGTCGGCTCCGTCGCCGCAGGCTCGGGCGCCTGA
- a CDS encoding indolepyruvate ferredoxin oxidoreductase subunit alpha has translation MALVNNRVDVPVTIDESRCIDGCRLCVDMCPLDSLAIHPDTNKAYMHVDECWYCGPCAARCPTGAVEINMPYLLR, from the coding sequence ATGGCTCTGGTGAACAACCGCGTCGACGTGCCCGTGACCATTGATGAATCCCGGTGCATCGACGGCTGCCGGCTGTGCGTGGACATGTGCCCGCTGGACTCGCTGGCCATCCACCCGGACACCAACAAGGCGTACATGCACGTGGACGAGTGCTGGTACTGCGGTCCGTGCGCCGCGCGCTGCCCGACCGGCGCGGTCGAGATCAACATGCCCTACCTGCTGCGGTGA
- a CDS encoding ABC transporter substrate-binding protein gives MRRLLTAALVAGSLTACGTGSAAGDAVPVVIGYQSKTINTVTAGTLLRERGFFEQRLRELGRRTGKRYEVTWQDYDTGAPITAQMIAGKVDIGSMGDFPLLINGSRTQGQGDEGTRMVSVTGYNARGALNMVVVRPDSTARTLADLKGQRVSASVGSAGHGTLVRALGGVEVTVENQQPSVGASALQGGGVAALSQFVAWPGQLVFDKQAKLLYDGAALDFPTLHGVVVRKPFATARPDVLAEFLRAQLDATRYLHANPLAAAESVAAATGLRPEVVYLYNGPNGIATFDLSLKSVLRRALKDDVPFLKSIGNIEELDVDRFVDDGPLRATGFETTEELTNPARITGTDSACGVEVSDSAAAGEVWFEGETATRPAATPDCLLKQVKQAGKKVRAAYVPDAATGTRWFAEHAHWVRVNGGLLPFTTEAAAAARGAVLTYEQALAGA, from the coding sequence ATGCGCAGGCTGCTGACCGCCGCACTGGTGGCCGGGTCGCTGACCGCGTGCGGCACGGGCTCCGCCGCGGGCGACGCCGTGCCGGTCGTGATCGGGTACCAGTCCAAGACCATCAACACGGTGACCGCCGGAACCCTGTTGCGCGAGAGGGGTTTCTTCGAGCAGCGGTTGCGGGAGCTGGGCCGGCGCACCGGCAAGCGGTACGAGGTGACCTGGCAGGACTACGACACCGGCGCGCCGATCACCGCCCAGATGATCGCCGGCAAGGTCGACATCGGCTCGATGGGCGACTTCCCGTTGCTGATCAACGGCTCGCGCACGCAGGGGCAGGGCGACGAGGGCACCCGGATGGTCTCGGTCACCGGCTACAACGCGCGCGGCGCGCTGAACATGGTCGTGGTGCGGCCCGATTCGACCGCGCGGACGCTCGCCGACCTCAAGGGGCAGCGGGTGTCGGCCAGCGTCGGGTCGGCCGGGCACGGCACGCTGGTCCGCGCGCTGGGCGGCGTCGAGGTGACGGTGGAGAACCAGCAGCCCTCCGTGGGCGCGTCGGCGTTGCAGGGCGGCGGGGTGGCGGCGTTGTCGCAGTTCGTCGCCTGGCCCGGCCAGCTCGTGTTCGACAAGCAGGCCAAGCTGCTCTACGACGGCGCGGCGCTGGACTTCCCGACGTTGCACGGGGTCGTGGTGCGCAAGCCGTTCGCCACCGCCCGGCCCGACGTGCTGGCGGAGTTCCTGCGCGCTCAGCTCGACGCCACCCGGTACCTGCACGCGAACCCGTTGGCGGCGGCCGAATCCGTGGCGGCGGCGACCGGCCTGCGGCCCGAGGTGGTCTACCTCTACAACGGCCCCAACGGCATCGCCACCTTCGACCTGTCGCTGAAGTCCGTGCTGCGCAGGGCGTTGAAGGACGACGTCCCGTTCCTGAAGTCCATCGGCAACATCGAGGAGCTCGACGTCGACCGCTTCGTGGACGACGGCCCGCTGCGCGCCACGGGTTTCGAGACCACCGAGGAGCTGACCAACCCGGCGCGGATCACCGGCACCGACAGCGCGTGCGGCGTCGAGGTGTCCGACTCGGCCGCGGCCGGCGAGGTGTGGTTCGAGGGCGAGACCGCGACCCGGCCCGCGGCCACCCCGGACTGCCTGCTCAAGCAGGTCAAGCAGGCCGGGAAGAAGGTCCGCGCGGCCTACGTGCCGGACGCCGCGACCGGCACCCGGTGGTTCGCCGAGCACGCCCACTGGGTGCGCGTGAACGGCGGGCTGCTGCCGTTCACGACCGAGGCCGCGGCGGCGGCCCGGGGCGCGGTGCTGACCTACGAGCAAGCCCTGGCGGGCGCGTGA
- a CDS encoding ABC transporter permease, with amino-acid sequence MRGRWALRAASLATGLLLWQLLTATGARIWLRFDQLPTVVEVAGRFAEQVRVPEYYQDLASSLARIGTGFLLAAVVGTALGVAVARSRLLGDLVGPLLEVARPIPAIALVPIAILLFPTDEQGIVFITFVAAFFPILVSTRHAVRALPTIWEDAVRTMGGGRWQVLAKVVLPGTLPGVFGGLSVGMGVSWICVISAEMISGRFGVGYRTWQAYTVVDYPGVIVGMVTIGLLGWLTSSAVEVLGRRATRWLPREARA; translated from the coding sequence ATGCGCGGCCGGTGGGCGCTCCGGGCGGCGTCGCTCGCGACCGGGTTGCTGCTGTGGCAGCTGTTGACGGCGACCGGCGCGCGGATCTGGCTGCGCTTCGACCAGCTGCCGACCGTGGTCGAGGTGGCCGGGCGGTTCGCCGAGCAGGTCCGGGTGCCGGAGTACTACCAGGACCTGGCGAGCAGCCTGGCCCGGATCGGCACCGGGTTCCTGCTGGCGGCGGTGGTCGGCACCGCCCTCGGTGTCGCGGTGGCCCGGTCCCGGCTGCTCGGCGACCTGGTCGGGCCGCTGCTGGAGGTGGCCCGGCCGATCCCGGCGATCGCGCTGGTGCCCATCGCCATCCTGCTGTTCCCGACCGACGAGCAGGGGATCGTGTTCATCACGTTCGTGGCCGCGTTCTTCCCGATCCTGGTCAGCACCCGGCACGCGGTGCGCGCGCTGCCGACCATCTGGGAGGACGCCGTGCGCACGATGGGCGGCGGTCGGTGGCAGGTGCTGGCGAAGGTGGTGCTGCCGGGCACGCTGCCCGGCGTGTTCGGCGGCCTGTCGGTGGGCATGGGCGTGTCGTGGATCTGCGTGATCTCCGCCGAGATGATCTCCGGCCGGTTCGGCGTCGGCTACCGCACCTGGCAGGCCTACACGGTGGTGGACTACCCCGGCGTGATCGTCGGCATGGTCACCATCGGCCTGCTCGGCTGGCTCACGTCGAGCGCGGTCGAGGTGCTCGGCCGCCGGGCGACCCGCTGGCTGCCCCGGGAGGCGCGGGCATGA
- a CDS encoding ABC transporter ATP-binding protein — translation MSVRIEGLTAGYGRAPVLRGLDLDIADGEIVVVTGPSGCGKSTLLRAVAGLLPITAGRVLVDGVEVRGTSRERALVFQDDGLLPWRTALRNVELPLALQGVAKAERRERARGWLARVGLAGFGRYLPRELSGGMRQRVQLARTLAQAPGLVLMDEPFGALDAQTRAAMQELVVEVLRETGTTTIFVTHDVDEAVRLGDRVVVLGAGEVAVRREAILAVLG, via the coding sequence ATGAGCGTGCGGATCGAGGGCCTGACCGCCGGGTACGGGCGCGCACCCGTGCTGCGCGGGCTGGACCTGGACATCGCCGACGGCGAGATCGTCGTGGTGACCGGGCCGTCCGGGTGCGGCAAGTCGACGCTGCTGCGCGCGGTCGCCGGGCTGCTGCCGATCACGGCCGGCCGGGTGCTGGTCGACGGCGTCGAGGTGCGCGGCACGTCGCGGGAGCGGGCGCTGGTGTTCCAGGACGACGGCCTGCTGCCGTGGCGCACGGCGTTGCGCAACGTCGAGCTGCCCCTTGCGCTGCAAGGGGTGGCGAAGGCCGAACGGCGGGAGCGGGCGCGCGGCTGGCTGGCCCGGGTCGGGCTGGCCGGGTTCGGCCGCTACCTGCCGCGCGAGCTGTCCGGCGGGATGCGGCAGCGGGTGCAGTTGGCGCGGACCCTGGCGCAGGCGCCGGGGCTGGTGTTGATGGACGAGCCGTTCGGCGCGCTGGACGCGCAGACCCGGGCGGCGATGCAGGAACTGGTGGTCGAGGTGCTGCGGGAAACCGGGACGACGACGATCTTCGTGACCCACGACGTGGACGAGGCGGTGCGGCTGGGCGACCGGGTGGTGGTGCTCGGCGCGGGCGAGGTGGCCGTGCGGCGCGAGGCGATCCTGGCGGTGCTGGGCTGA
- a CDS encoding fumarate reductase/succinate dehydrogenase flavoprotein subunit has product MTAPMEVPDVARRVELTCDVLVVGGGTAGSMAAITAAEHGKSVLLLEKAHVRHSGALAMGMDGVNNAVIPGKASPEDYVAEITRANDGIVDQRTVMQTATRGFAMVQRLERYGVKFEKDAAGEYHVRQVHRSGSYVLPMPEGKDVKKVLYRVMRERSMRERIRIENRVMPVRVLTSAGRAVGAVGFNTRTGEFVTVSAGAVVLATGACGRLGLPASGYLYGTYENPTNAGDGYSMAYHAGAELSGIECFQVNPLIKDYNGPACAYVGNPFGAYQVNALGERFVDCDYWSGQMMAEVAAEIASDRGPVYLRTTHLPEESVAALENILHTTERPTRGTFHSGRGHDYRTHDVEMHISEIGLCGGHSASGVWVDEHGRTTVPGLYAAGDLACVPHNYMLGAFVFGDLAGADAARSAVPPGELPEDQITDAHELVYRPLRNPDGPPQPQVEYKLRRFVNDYVAPPKTGTKLELALETFVRMTAEIEGMGARTPHELMRCAEVTFIRDCAELAAHASLTRAESRWGLYHDRVDLPERDDQDWFRHLNLRKNAAGGTEFVTRPVAPYLVPVEGFTPPPGEVTVLAGREVAVAALAEPAADKAAGAGSERLLELLALTDEQPDLATVGPYLADPDPAVRRSAVALLTEAVPAGFEFALVRAMADEDADVREAAGAGLRELVEVVPATEELGEALRLSPSRAVALEVLWALKLGTVDTYAEALDDPSAAVRSSGVRGLVALRAADELARAADDPERELRVLVAKGLGGLRARPDVLVALAHDPDLLVRAAALEAGAGFGVLRPVARRALDDPAWQVRVGAVWAVEEPAAVVARLADVNLDVRKAVVRVLVRWADRPEVEVALERALGDSDADVRAYARQALRSVGGR; this is encoded by the coding sequence ATGACCGCGCCGATGGAGGTGCCCGACGTCGCCCGCCGGGTCGAGCTGACCTGCGACGTGCTGGTGGTCGGCGGTGGCACGGCCGGGTCGATGGCCGCGATCACCGCCGCCGAGCACGGGAAGTCCGTGCTGCTGCTGGAGAAGGCCCACGTGCGGCACTCCGGGGCGCTGGCGATGGGCATGGACGGCGTCAACAACGCCGTCATCCCGGGCAAGGCGTCGCCGGAGGACTACGTCGCCGAGATCACCCGGGCCAACGACGGGATCGTCGACCAGCGCACCGTGATGCAGACCGCGACGCGCGGATTCGCGATGGTGCAACGACTTGAGCGCTACGGCGTGAAGTTCGAGAAGGACGCCGCGGGGGAGTACCACGTCCGCCAGGTGCACCGGTCCGGCTCGTACGTGCTGCCCATGCCGGAGGGCAAGGACGTCAAGAAGGTGCTGTACCGGGTGATGCGCGAGCGGTCGATGCGCGAGCGGATCCGGATCGAGAACCGGGTGATGCCGGTGCGCGTGCTGACCTCCGCCGGCCGGGCGGTCGGCGCGGTCGGCTTCAACACCCGGACCGGCGAGTTCGTCACGGTCTCGGCGGGCGCGGTGGTGCTGGCCACCGGCGCGTGCGGCCGGCTCGGCCTGCCCGCCAGCGGGTACCTCTACGGCACCTACGAGAACCCGACCAACGCCGGCGACGGCTACTCCATGGCCTACCACGCCGGCGCGGAGCTGTCGGGCATCGAGTGCTTCCAGGTCAACCCGCTCATCAAGGACTACAACGGGCCGGCGTGCGCGTACGTGGGCAACCCGTTCGGCGCCTACCAGGTCAACGCGCTCGGCGAGCGGTTCGTGGACTGCGACTACTGGTCCGGGCAGATGATGGCCGAGGTGGCGGCGGAGATCGCCTCCGACCGGGGCCCGGTGTACCTGCGCACGACGCACCTGCCCGAGGAATCCGTCGCGGCGCTGGAGAACATCCTGCACACCACGGAACGGCCGACGCGCGGGACGTTCCACAGTGGACGCGGGCACGACTACCGCACGCACGACGTGGAGATGCACATCTCCGAGATCGGCCTGTGCGGCGGGCACTCCGCGTCCGGCGTGTGGGTGGACGAGCACGGGCGCACCACCGTCCCCGGCCTCTACGCGGCGGGCGACCTGGCGTGCGTGCCGCACAACTACATGCTCGGCGCGTTCGTCTTCGGCGACCTCGCGGGCGCGGACGCGGCGCGGTCCGCCGTGCCGCCGGGAGAGCTGCCCGAGGACCAGATCACCGACGCGCACGAGCTGGTCTACCGGCCGTTGCGCAACCCGGACGGCCCGCCCCAGCCGCAGGTCGAGTACAAGCTGCGGCGGTTCGTGAACGACTACGTGGCACCGCCGAAGACCGGCACGAAGCTCGAACTCGCGCTGGAGACGTTCGTGCGGATGACCGCGGAGATCGAGGGCATGGGCGCGCGCACCCCGCACGAGCTGATGCGGTGCGCCGAGGTGACGTTCATCCGGGACTGCGCCGAACTGGCCGCGCACGCCTCGCTGACCCGCGCGGAGAGCCGCTGGGGCCTCTACCACGACCGGGTCGACCTGCCCGAGCGCGACGACCAGGACTGGTTCCGCCACCTCAACCTGCGCAAGAACGCGGCCGGCGGGACGGAGTTCGTCACCCGGCCGGTGGCGCCCTACCTGGTACCGGTGGAGGGCTTCACGCCGCCGCCGGGCGAGGTGACCGTCCTGGCGGGCCGTGAGGTGGCCGTGGCGGCCCTCGCGGAGCCGGCGGCCGACAAGGCCGCGGGCGCGGGCTCCGAGCGCCTGCTGGAGCTGCTGGCGCTCACCGACGAGCAGCCGGACCTGGCGACGGTCGGCCCGTACCTGGCCGACCCGGACCCGGCCGTGCGGCGGTCGGCGGTCGCGCTGCTCACCGAGGCGGTGCCCGCCGGGTTCGAGTTCGCCCTCGTGCGCGCGATGGCCGACGAGGACGCCGACGTGCGGGAGGCGGCCGGGGCGGGCCTGCGCGAGCTCGTGGAGGTCGTTCCGGCCACCGAGGAGCTCGGGGAGGCGCTGCGGCTCTCCCCGTCGCGCGCGGTCGCCCTGGAGGTCCTCTGGGCGCTGAAGCTCGGCACGGTCGACACCTACGCCGAAGCGCTGGACGACCCGTCGGCCGCGGTCCGTTCGAGTGGGGTCCGAGGACTCGTCGCGTTGCGCGCGGCCGACGAGCTGGCGCGGGCGGCCGACGACCCGGAACGGGAGCTGCGGGTCCTGGTGGCCAAGGGGCTGGGCGGGCTGCGCGCCCGCCCGGACGTGCTGGTCGCCCTCGCGCACGACCCCGACCTGCTGGTCCGTGCCGCGGCGCTGGAGGCGGGCGCCGGGTTCGGGGTGCTGCGGCCGGTCGCGCGACGGGCGCTGGACGACCCGGCGTGGCAGGTCCGGGTGGGCGCGGTGTGGGCCGTGGAGGAGCCCGCGGCGGTGGTGGCGCGCCTGGCGGACGTGAACCTCGACGTTAGGAAAGCCGTGGTCCGGGTACTCGTGCGGTGGGCTGACCGGCCTGAAGTCGAGGTTGCGCTGGAACGGGCACTCGGTGACTCGGACGCGGACGTGCGCGCCTACGCGCGTCAGGCCCTCCGTTCGGTCGGAGGGCGCTAG
- a CDS encoding GGDEF domain-containing protein — protein sequence MKNSLPDHGPSATAKWRLSRNWDLWALRRTAIGYILSVELAVGIAAIWLLTTLGSAPTTDWLRFAALLLAITVHLTIVRRAEESRRDESAGPYFDLTSVWTFAAAIVLPPGMAVLVAVWLRIVLWPIARRQPYRFVFTSAHIVGSTLLANAAVHLSGFSLDASGRVLTDLALLGVLVLVATLYWFVQVLLMTVALKIVNPQTRFVDSLGTRNDNMLEMTTLGVGAMLGLLVATHWVAPLLLVLPVILVNALLHRASERQAHLERLVAEQHKAHLQLTKDAHTDYRTGLFNTNGLSEHAGKLTDRCKHAGQPVTVLAIDLDHFKRINDTWGHPAGNAVLAEVGRILREKLRPGDVAGRDGGEEFVVVLADTGLAQGTAIAERVREAIGEMSVVTTDKHRNTVTLRGRNLPLTEDGPEVRAISASVGVAVVPDNGESLLAAQHSADAALYTAKENGRNQVRVAGIDIHAHRLPVPRVDEPEITRSA from the coding sequence GTGAAGAACAGTTTGCCTGACCACGGGCCGTCCGCGACAGCCAAGTGGCGGCTGAGTCGCAACTGGGACCTTTGGGCGCTGCGCCGCACCGCGATCGGCTACATCCTTTCCGTCGAACTGGCGGTCGGAATTGCCGCCATTTGGCTGCTGACTACCCTCGGTTCCGCACCGACCACGGATTGGCTGCGGTTCGCGGCCCTGCTGTTGGCGATCACGGTCCACTTGACGATCGTGCGCCGCGCCGAGGAATCCCGACGTGACGAATCCGCAGGTCCGTACTTCGACCTCACGTCGGTCTGGACTTTCGCCGCCGCGATCGTGCTGCCGCCCGGCATGGCCGTGCTGGTCGCCGTGTGGCTGCGGATCGTGCTGTGGCCGATCGCCCGGCGGCAGCCGTACCGGTTCGTGTTCACCTCCGCGCACATCGTGGGCAGCACGCTGCTCGCGAACGCGGCCGTCCACCTGTCGGGATTCTCGCTGGACGCCTCCGGCCGGGTCCTGACCGACCTGGCCCTGCTGGGCGTGCTCGTCCTGGTGGCCACGCTCTACTGGTTCGTCCAGGTGCTGCTGATGACGGTGGCGCTGAAGATCGTCAACCCGCAGACCCGGTTCGTCGACTCGCTGGGCACGCGCAACGACAACATGCTGGAGATGACCACGCTGGGCGTCGGCGCGATGCTCGGGCTGCTGGTCGCCACGCACTGGGTCGCGCCGCTGCTGCTGGTCCTGCCGGTGATCCTGGTCAACGCCCTGCTGCACCGCGCGTCGGAGCGGCAGGCCCACCTGGAGCGGCTGGTCGCCGAGCAGCACAAGGCGCACCTTCAGCTGACCAAGGACGCGCACACCGACTACCGCACCGGCCTGTTCAACACCAACGGCCTGAGCGAGCACGCGGGCAAGCTGACCGACCGGTGCAAGCACGCCGGCCAGCCGGTGACCGTGCTGGCGATCGACCTCGACCACTTCAAGCGGATCAACGACACCTGGGGCCACCCGGCGGGCAACGCGGTGCTGGCCGAGGTGGGCCGCATCCTGCGGGAGAAGCTCCGGCCGGGCGACGTGGCCGGCCGCGACGGCGGCGAGGAGTTCGTGGTCGTGCTGGCCGACACCGGCCTGGCCCAGGGCACCGCGATCGCCGAGCGGGTGCGCGAGGCGATCGGCGAGATGTCCGTGGTGACCACCGACAAGCACCGCAACACCGTCACCCTGCGCGGGCGCAACCTGCCGCTGACCGAGGACGGCCCGGAGGTGCGGGCGATCTCCGCGTCCGTCGGCGTGGCCGTGGTCCCGGACAACGGCGAGAGCCTGCTGGCCGCGCAGCACAGCGCCGACGCGGCGCTCTACACGGCCAAGGAGAACGGCCGCAACCAGGTCCGCGTGGCGGGCATCGACATCCACGCCCACCGGCTGCCCGTGCCGCGCGTGGACGAGCCCGAGATCACCCGCTCCGCCTGA